A portion of the Juglans microcarpa x Juglans regia isolate MS1-56 chromosome 1D, Jm3101_v1.0, whole genome shotgun sequence genome contains these proteins:
- the LOC121255747 gene encoding ferredoxin C 1, chloroplastic → MATLHFIPPPTFTLLRQNHPTKLSTAFQLNPRTRPGSCRFLSAIVRSYKVVIEHEGQATELEVDPDETILAKAIDSGMSVPHDCKLGVCMTCPARLLSGSVDQSEGMLSDDVVERGYALLCVAYPQSDCHIRTIPEDELLSLQLATAND, encoded by the coding sequence ATGGCAACTCTTCACTTCATTCCCCCTCCCACCTTTACTCTGCTCAGACAAAACCACCCTACCAAACTCTCTACTGCATTCCAGCTCAACCCAAGGACACGCCCCGGTTCGTGCCGGTTCTTATCGGCTATTGTCAGGTCGTACAAAGTGGTCATCGAGCACGAGGGTCAGGCCACCGAACTGGAGGTGGATCCCGACGAGACCATTCTAGCCAAGGCAATTGACTCGGGCATGTCCGTGCCACATGACTGCAAGCTCGGTGTATGCATGACTTGCCCGGCACGGTTATTGAGCGGCTCGGTAGATCAGAGTGAAGGTATGCTCAGTGATGATGTGGTGGAGCGCGGCTATGCGCTTTTATGTGTGGCGTACCCACAGTCGGATTGTCACATCAGGACCATTCCTGAGGATGAGCTGCTGTCCTTGCAATTGGCAACAGCTAATGACTAA